The following DNA comes from Flammeovirgaceae bacterium.
TGTTGGCATACTCGTCACCGCTGGCGATCACTTTAGAAGAATTGCGGACAAATGCCTTGATCCAATCGATGGAGGGTGCGCGGTCGTACACACCTTCCAAAGCAGGGCCAATCAGTTTTTGGTCCACCCTATGGCACGCTTTGCAGTTGGCGTTGAACAACGTCTCACCTTCGGAGATGATCCCCGGGTCTGAAGGTATTTCCTGGGCGAACGAGGTGAGGCTTAGTACAAGGAAGAGGGTCGTGGCAAGATTCTTAAGTAAGCCAGGGATTGGGTACGTCATCGTGATTCGTTTAGGTGTCCGGTTTTATACGGAGGTGCACAAATCTACACTCGTAATGCATTATTTCAAATTAATTTTTGCAGTTGGGGTTATTATTTTGAACACCTGCGGTACTTTCCAAGCGCATGAAAATTCTGCTCAACCGTCAAACGGATTTTCAACGAAAAACAGTTATTTAGAATGAATTTAAATAGAACAATAAGGCCTTCCCATGCGGCACTTAAGCAGGCATGCCCCTCACACTTCTTCCAGGCAAGGAATAATGCAGGATGAAACCATAATACGGGCAGCCAGGCAATAAGTGCTGAAAATTTTCCCACCTGTTCCTTTTCGTCCGTTGTTTTTTTAAACAGCCTCTTCGCAAAAGCAGCAAGTGCAAATTGTCACTCCTGTTTGCAAATTATTTTTTGATTATTTTACAATGGTGGTTGGGTTCACGGTCACAACAAAGGCCCAGGTTTTAATTGCTTCAGTCGCTTTATGGATGGAATTTTTTTTTTCGGGCCCAAACCGGTTGCAAGTTTGGCCGTCCAGCGGCCCCCCTTGCCGGGAAGAAGGCACCATGTTCATGCCTTCGCACCATCGCTGCCCCGATGGCATGGTATTTCACCCAACGGTAGTGCCATTGATGTAGGGCCATCTGGTATCCATTTTTTTGACGGGAACATTTTCCTGTCGGCCTTCCGCGGGTTTCCCAAAAAGCAGCCATTATGGGGTTAAAACTGGGATTCCACCAAAATTATTACTATATTATGGATCGTTGGGGAATGGGCCATTATCCATTTCATGCGGACACCACCTACCTTGATGTGTTGTTGGCCTGTGCTGCCCTCCCTGGTGGATTGCCTGTTGGGCAGAAAAATCCCCTAATAATATATTAAGTGGGCGATCGGGAATAATAAATACATTTGGCACCTTTGTGTTTTGGAAAACCATAACATACTATTTAAAAGTGTAAAGAGATATGCAAAGTGCAACAAGCAGCCCACAGGCCGGGGAACTGGCCTTTGGTAAAACCAAATCCTTGATAGAGCGGAGAAAGGCCGTGGTCGCCAATGGCGTGAGCGTTTTTGTCCCCTCCTCGGCAGTCACCGCCCAGGGTGCCACCATAATAGATGCCGATGGGAACGAACTGATCGATTTTGGCGGGGGCATTGGGGTGCTCAATGCCGGGCATTGCCCCCCACCCGTGGTAAAAGCCATCCAGGAGCAGGCGGCAAAGCTTATCCATACCTGTTTCAATATTTCCACCTACGGGCTTTATATGGAACTGGGCGAGAAGTTGGCGAGCCTGTTTCCCCATGGCGACAAGACCAAGGTCATGCTTACCAACACAGGGGCCGAGTCCATTGAAAACGCCATCAAAATTGCACGACAGGCCACTAAGCGGTCGGCCGTGCTTTGTTACAGCGAGGCTTTCCACGGCCGCTCCATGATGGCCATGACGCTTACCTCAAAAATAAATTACAAGTTGAATTGCGGCCCTTTTGCACCGGAGGTGTACCGCCTGCCCTTCCCCAATTATTACCATGAGGGAAAAGGCATGACCGAAGACGAGTTCTCAGAGCAGGAACTCCTCAAGCTCTATGATGCCACCCATTCATTGGTGGACCCGGATAACATTGCCGCGATCGTGATAGAGTTGGTGCAGGGGGAGGGTGGCTTTAATATTGCGCCCAAGAGGTATGTTGAAGGGCTGCGCGGGTTTTGTGACCAGTTCGGCATTGTGCTGATCTTCGATGAGGTGCAAAGCGGTTTTTGCCGGACGGGGAAATGGGGGGCGTACGAGCATTTTGGCGTTACCCCGGATATTTCCACCTGGGCAAAGTCCATGGGGTCGGGAATGCCTATAGGTGCCGTTATCGGCAGGCAAGAGGTGATGGACGCTGCGGCCTTGGGCACGATCGGGGGCACCTACCTCGGCAACCCCGTTTGTTGCGCGGCCGCACTGGCCACCATCAAATACATGGAGGAAACCGACCTTAATGGAAAAGCGGAAAAGATAAGCAAGATAGTCAGCGGGCGGTTCCATCAACTGAAGGAAAAATGCCCGGCCATTGGGGACATCCGCTCCCTGGGGGCCATGCAGGCCATCGAATTTGTGGAAAACAACGACCCGGGAATGCCCGATTCGGAAACAGTGGCCCAACTGACCAAAGCCTGCCTTAAGCGTGGCCTCATCCTCTTGAGCGCGGGCACCAATAAAAATGTGATCAGGATATTGAGCCCGTTGGTCATTTCCGAAGAATTGCTGAACAAAGGGCTTGATATCATTGAGGAGGAACTTTTAAAAATCACCAACGGATGACCCCATTCTCGATAGCAGGAATACAAATGCACGTTTCGGCCAGCCACAGCAACGTGCCGATCATGAAACACAAAATAGACGTGATGATGTCCGTCTATCCCTGGGTGCAAATGGTAATGTTCAGTGAGTTGTGCCCGCTGGGGCCACTCACTTACAATGCAATGGAATTTCCCAATGAAACGGAAAAAGAATTTTGCGACATCGCCAAACGGTATGGCATTTGGTTGGTCCCCGGCACCATTTTTCAAAAGAAAGGCGCCCAGGTTTTCAATACGGCCAGCGTGATCAACCCGCAAGGCGAGGTGATTGGCAGGTACAACAAGATGTTCCCTTTCTATCCGTATGAAGTAGGGGTGACGGGCGGTGACGAATTTCTGATTTGGGACGTGCCCAAGGTAGGTAAGTTTGGCTTGACCATTTGCTACGACATGTGGTTTCCGGAAACTTCCCGTACCCTGGCCGTGAATGGCGTGGACGTTATCCTCCACCCCACCCTTACGGCCACCATCGACCGCGACATTGAACTGTCGATAGTGCAGGCCACGGCCGCCACCAACCAATGCTTTATTTTCGATATCAACGGACTGGGGGACGGGGGCACCGGACGCTCCATCGTATGTGGGCCAGACGGGCGCGTGCTGCACCAGGCCAGCACCGGGGAAGAACTCATCCCAATTGAAATTGATATTGACCGGGTGAAACGCAGCCGGGAAATGGGCGTGCTCCGGCTCGGCCAGCCCCTCAAAAGCTTCCGTGACAGGAACATTCAATTTGACATCTACCAAAAAGGGGCCCAACTCCCCTACCTGAACACGCTGGGCAAATTGCATAAGCCCACCCGTTTTGAGCAAATCACGGAAGTGCTGCAAGCCAACACGGAAGAACCCGGCATATTGCAAAACTGGATGAACAAACTGAGGATTTAAAATAGATCGTTAACCAAAAGGAAAGGCCATGAAAGTATCTGTCAAACACGTGAAGAAAGAAAAACCTTTGAACCTTAAACACTATATCAATTGGTTTGAAATCCCTGCCTACAATTTTGAACGGGCCGTTTCCTTTTACAATCAGATTTACAACATTGCCATGGAGGTGACCGAACTCAACGGATACTCCATGGCCTTTTTTCCTGCCAAAGGCGGGATTGGTGGTGCAGTGGTGACCGGGGAGGGCTGCACGCCCAATACCACCGGCCCCCTCCTTTACCTCAATGGGGGAAAAGACCTTAGCGTGGTGCTCAACCGGATTGAAGAAGCTGGCGGCATCGTGATCATGAACAAGACCTTGATCAACGATGCGGTAGGCCATTTTGCCCTGTTTATGGATACGGAAGGCAACCGGCTGGCGCTGCACTCAAAGAACTAATTGCGGATTTTTTCGCAAGGACGTAGCTTTATGGAAACCCATTGCCTGCAAAGGCAACCAAGGTATATTCAGGATACCCGCCCCGGTGGCTTATCCGTTGGCAACAACCCGAAATGTTATGAAACACAATCAGCAAAAACCAGTGAACGCCAACCTGCTCAGCCGGCATTTTTACAATATCGGGCAATTGCGCGCGGAGCTATGGACGGAATTAAAACTTAAAACGTACGCCCTGGCCAGGCGGCAAACCAAGGAGGGGCAGGAGGAGGGAAAAGCCCAATTGCACAAGCTCCTTAAAACCCTCCTCGAAGTGGAGCAGTATTTTGCCTTTCCGGGCGCTGCCACCCTTAATGTGATAAGCGATTTCCTAAAACATGACGAGTTTCAGGTTTTAAAAAATTCAGTAAAAAAAATACTGCGGCTGTTGGTGAGCGAAGACTACCGGCAAGATGCGGAATCGTTTTCGTTTGCCACGCTGTTGAAAGGGAAAGGGGCAAAACAACTCCCTGATGCAAAAACAAAGAGAAGGTATTTTGAGGTACTCTTTGTGGACAACCTCTCCACCCGGGAGGAAAACATCATTACAAAAAAACTCACCGATGTAAGGGACCCAAAGGATACCTTTGTTTACCAATTGGTATATGCAAAATCCTACCAGGACACGTTGATCGCGCTGATGGCCAACCCCAATATCCAGGCCTGTGTCATCCGCTACGAGATCCCTTTTAAGTCAAAAAATGCAAAAGGGATATTAAAACCATTTGTCAGGCATATCTTAAAGGACAACCATGAAGAGGTGCCCGAATATGAAATGGGCGTTTTGCTCGGCCAGGCCATCCGCGTGCTCAGGCCCGAACTCGACATCTACTACGTCACCGACAATGCGGTAAACAGTTTGCCGGACACGGCCCTCAAAATTTTCAAACGCATTTTCTACAGAAAGGAAGACGGGCAGGAACTCCACCTCACCATTTTAAGCGGCATAAAAGACCGCTTTGAAACGCCCTTTTACACAGCCCTGAAAGAATACAGCAAAAAGCCCACCGGGGTATTTCACGCCATGCCCATTTCACGGGGCAACTCGATTTTTAAATCCAGTTGGATTGACGACTTCGGGGAGTTTTATGGCCGGAACCTGTTCCTTGCGGAAACCTCCTCCACTACCGGTGGCCTCGATTCTTTGTTGCAGCCTACCGGCCCGCTAAAAAAAGCACAGGAACTTGCGGCCAGGGCATTCGGCTCAAAGCGTACCTTCTTCGCCACCAATGGCACTTCCACATCCAACAAAATCGTGCTTCAGGCACTGGTGGAACCCGGTGACGTGGTGCTCATCGACCGGGACTGCCATAAGTCGCACCACTATGGCATGGTGCTGGCAGGCGCCTACGTCACTTACCTTGACTCCTACCCGCTGCAAAAATATTCCATGTATGGTGCCGTGCCTTTGTCGGAAATCACCGGCCGGTTGCATACCCTTAAAAAAGGGGGAAGGCTGGCGCATGTGAAGATGCTCATCCTCACCAACTGCACCTTCGATGGCCTGGTGTACAACGTTGAAAAGGTGATGGAAGAAGTGCTGGCCATCAAACCAGACATGATCTTCCTATGGGACGAGGCCTGGTTTGGCTTCGCGGCCTTCACCCATACCTTCCGGCAAAGGTCGGCCATGTACGTGGCCAACAAACTGTGCAAGAAATACAAAACCGAAGAGTACAAAGAACAATACAAAAGGCATTTGGCGGAATTGAAAGGAAAGGGTGGCGATATTATGCCCAAGATGCCCAACCCGGAGCTGGTAAAGATACGGGTGTATTCCACCCAATCCACCCACAAAACCCTTTCTTCCTTCAGGCAGGGATCCATGATCCACGTGTATGATGAGGAATTTGAACGCAAGGCAGAGACCGCTTTTCACGAGGCCTACATGACCCACACTTCCACCTCCGCCAACTACCAGATACTGGCCTCCCTGGACGTGGGCCGCAGGCAGGTTTCCTTTGAAGGGTATGAACTGGTGGAGAAAAGCATTGAGATGGCCATGTTGCTGCGCGCCAAAATCAACGACCACCCCAAACTCCGCAAGTATTTCAAAATCCTTACCATAAAAGACATCATCCCGGAGCGGTACCGCCCCTCAGGGCTAACGGAATATTACCACCCGGAGGAGGGATGGCACAGGCTGGAAGAAGCCTGGGCAACGGACGATTTCGTGCTGGACCCCACAAAAATCAATTTGCACATAGGCAATACCGGGGTGGATGGCGATACTTTCAAGAACAAGTACCTGATGGACCAGTTCCACATCCAAATCAACAAGACCTCGCGAAATTCCGTACTGTTCATGACCAATATTGGCACCACACGAAGCTCGGTGAGTTACCTGATAAGTGCGTTGCTGAAAATAGCGGAGAAAATAGACCTGCAGTTTGACGCCCTGAACCCGGAAGAAAACCGGATCATGCAAGACAAAATCTATTCGCTCACCGAGCAGGCCCCTCCCCTCCCCGACTTCAGCCACTTTCACGATTCGTTCAGGGCAGTGGCCGGCATCCCTGGCGGGCGGATGAGGGAAGCCTACTTCCTGGCCTACCAGGAAAAAAAATGCGAGTATGTAAAGTTGTCGGCCTGCAAACAATTGATGGAAGAGGGAAGGCAGTTGGTTTCCTCGGCATTTATTATCCCTTACCCGCCTGGTTTTCCCGTGCTGGTCCCCGGCCAGGTGATGACGAAGGAGATACTTGACTTTCTCCAGGCCCTTGACGTAAAGGAAATACACGGTTACAGGCCCGAACTGGGCTTGCGTATCTTTACCCATGCCGCATTGAACCGCCATCAGTCGGGCACCGCACTGATGGGCGCCTCGTCCGGGATGAGCACGATGGGAGGTGCGGGCAATGGCAAACGGAAAGGCAAAGAAGCCCCCACAAAAAACAGTTGACTTCTTAAACCCCAAAAAGGGGCGTGCCGGACGAGGGCCGGGGTGCCTTATTGTGAAAATACATATGCCACACAACCGATGACAAACCACCCAACGGAAAGGGCCACGTTAAAGCGTGGAATTGGGAAGGTTGGGTTTTTCTGCCTTGCCTTTGGCGCCATGATTGGCGTAGGTTGGGTAACGGCCATGGGGCCATGGCTAAAAACCGCAGGCCCCATTGGCGCATGTATTGGGTTTGCCATTGGGGGCATACTCATGCTCTTTATTGGGTTTTGCTATGCGGAAGTGACAGCCATGTTGCCGGTATCGGGAGGGGAAGTCGCGTATGCCTATAAGGCCTTTGGGCCCTCAAAGTCGTTCCTTGTGGGATGGTTCCTGGCGTTTGGGTACATCTCCGTCTCAGCGTTCGAGGCCATTTCCATCGGAAAAATAGCCAGCTACCTTTTCCCATCCATCGACCGGTGGCCGCTCTACAGCATCAATGGCGATCCCATCTATGGAAGCCACCTGTTGCTGGCATTGGGGTTTGTCGCATTGATCACCTGGATCAATTATATAGGCGTGCAGGGCTCCATGCGCTTTCAGGTTTACCTTACACTGGCTTTTTTGACCATTGTGGCCGGGGTAGTGGCCGCCTCTTTTTACAAAAGCGACATCAACCACCTGGGGCCATATTTCATCCGGGACGGTAACGGCAGCATCCTGGGCGGGATCATTGCCGTGTTTGCCACCGTGCCTTTCTGGCTGGTGGGCTTTGACACCATCCCCCAGGGGGCGGAAGAGGCCAAGGCGTCTGTCTCCTACCGCACGATCGGTTTGCTCATCGTGGCCTCCATTGTGGCGGCCGTCTCATTTTACATTTTGCTGATCATCAGCACTTCGATGGTCGGCAACTGGCAATCTTTGTTGGGCGCGGAATTGCTTACGGCCAAAGCTTTTGAGCTGGCCTTCCGATCCAAAATTATTGTCGATGGTATCCTCGTGGCCATACTCATCGGCTTGTTGACGAGTTGGAACGGGTTCTTCCTGGCGGGCTCCCGCGTCCTGTTCGCCATGGGGCGTGGCAGGATCATTTCCCCCACATTGGGCCAATCACACCCCCGGTACAAAACCCCCTATAAGGCCGTGCTCTTCAGCGGGGCCATAACATTGGTGGCTTCCCTTCTGGGGCGTGGCGCCATGGTAGCCTTCGTGGACGTGGGTTCGTTTTGCATTGCCGCAGCCTTTCTGGGCGTGTCCTTTTCATTTGTCAAATTGAGAAGGTCGTTTCCACACCAGCACCGCCCCTATCGTACACCAGGCGGCCTGGCCACGGGGTATATTTCGATCTTTGGCTCCCTTATTATATTGTTGGCCATCACGCTGCCCGGAAGCCCTGCCGCATTGGTATGGCCATTGGAGTGGCTCATACTCCTGGCGTTATGTATATTGGGAATTGTATTTTGGTATATCTCAAAAAAAAGCAGGAACACCACTGCGCAAGAAGATAGAGATTATCTTATATTAGAAAAGTTTAAATGATTTTTTGGTTTTAACCGGCAACGTTATGAAAAAGAAAAAAGCACCCAAAAGTAAATCAACGGCAAAAGCCACCAAAAAGGTGGCCACAAAAGCCCGAAAGCCTGTTAAAGCCACAAAGAAGGCAAAGAAGCCAAGCCGGAAAAAAGTGGCCGCAAAAGCAAGGCCCAAAAAGAAAGCCCCTGCCGT
Coding sequences within:
- a CDS encoding aminotransferase class III-fold pyridoxal phosphate-dependent enzyme, encoding MQSATSSPQAGELAFGKTKSLIERRKAVVANGVSVFVPSSAVTAQGATIIDADGNELIDFGGGIGVLNAGHCPPPVVKAIQEQAAKLIHTCFNISTYGLYMELGEKLASLFPHGDKTKVMLTNTGAESIENAIKIARQATKRSAVLCYSEAFHGRSMMAMTLTSKINYKLNCGPFAPEVYRLPFPNYYHEGKGMTEDEFSEQELLKLYDATHSLVDPDNIAAIVIELVQGEGGFNIAPKRYVEGLRGFCDQFGIVLIFDEVQSGFCRTGKWGAYEHFGVTPDISTWAKSMGSGMPIGAVIGRQEVMDAAALGTIGGTYLGNPVCCAAALATIKYMEETDLNGKAEKISKIVSGRFHQLKEKCPAIGDIRSLGAMQAIEFVENNDPGMPDSETVAQLTKACLKRGLILLSAGTNKNVIRILSPLVISEELLNKGLDIIEEELLKITNG
- a CDS encoding carbon-nitrogen hydrolase family protein translates to MTPFSIAGIQMHVSASHSNVPIMKHKIDVMMSVYPWVQMVMFSELCPLGPLTYNAMEFPNETEKEFCDIAKRYGIWLVPGTIFQKKGAQVFNTASVINPQGEVIGRYNKMFPFYPYEVGVTGGDEFLIWDVPKVGKFGLTICYDMWFPETSRTLAVNGVDVILHPTLTATIDRDIELSIVQATAATNQCFIFDINGLGDGGTGRSIVCGPDGRVLHQASTGEELIPIEIDIDRVKRSREMGVLRLGQPLKSFRDRNIQFDIYQKGAQLPYLNTLGKLHKPTRFEQITEVLQANTEEPGILQNWMNKLRI
- a CDS encoding VOC family protein, which translates into the protein MKVSVKHVKKEKPLNLKHYINWFEIPAYNFERAVSFYNQIYNIAMEVTELNGYSMAFFPAKGGIGGAVVTGEGCTPNTTGPLLYLNGGKDLSVVLNRIEEAGGIVIMNKTLINDAVGHFALFMDTEGNRLALHSKN
- a CDS encoding ornithine decarboxylase, which gives rise to MKHNQQKPVNANLLSRHFYNIGQLRAELWTELKLKTYALARRQTKEGQEEGKAQLHKLLKTLLEVEQYFAFPGAATLNVISDFLKHDEFQVLKNSVKKILRLLVSEDYRQDAESFSFATLLKGKGAKQLPDAKTKRRYFEVLFVDNLSTREENIITKKLTDVRDPKDTFVYQLVYAKSYQDTLIALMANPNIQACVIRYEIPFKSKNAKGILKPFVRHILKDNHEEVPEYEMGVLLGQAIRVLRPELDIYYVTDNAVNSLPDTALKIFKRIFYRKEDGQELHLTILSGIKDRFETPFYTALKEYSKKPTGVFHAMPISRGNSIFKSSWIDDFGEFYGRNLFLAETSSTTGGLDSLLQPTGPLKKAQELAARAFGSKRTFFATNGTSTSNKIVLQALVEPGDVVLIDRDCHKSHHYGMVLAGAYVTYLDSYPLQKYSMYGAVPLSEITGRLHTLKKGGRLAHVKMLILTNCTFDGLVYNVEKVMEEVLAIKPDMIFLWDEAWFGFAAFTHTFRQRSAMYVANKLCKKYKTEEYKEQYKRHLAELKGKGGDIMPKMPNPELVKIRVYSTQSTHKTLSSFRQGSMIHVYDEEFERKAETAFHEAYMTHTSTSANYQILASLDVGRRQVSFEGYELVEKSIEMAMLLRAKINDHPKLRKYFKILTIKDIIPERYRPSGLTEYYHPEEGWHRLEEAWATDDFVLDPTKINLHIGNTGVDGDTFKNKYLMDQFHIQINKTSRNSVLFMTNIGTTRSSVSYLISALLKIAEKIDLQFDALNPEENRIMQDKIYSLTEQAPPLPDFSHFHDSFRAVAGIPGGRMREAYFLAYQEKKCEYVKLSACKQLMEEGRQLVSSAFIIPYPPGFPVLVPGQVMTKEILDFLQALDVKEIHGYRPELGLRIFTHAALNRHQSGTALMGASSGMSTMGGAGNGKRKGKEAPTKNS
- a CDS encoding APC family permease gives rise to the protein MTNHPTERATLKRGIGKVGFFCLAFGAMIGVGWVTAMGPWLKTAGPIGACIGFAIGGILMLFIGFCYAEVTAMLPVSGGEVAYAYKAFGPSKSFLVGWFLAFGYISVSAFEAISIGKIASYLFPSIDRWPLYSINGDPIYGSHLLLALGFVALITWINYIGVQGSMRFQVYLTLAFLTIVAGVVAASFYKSDINHLGPYFIRDGNGSILGGIIAVFATVPFWLVGFDTIPQGAEEAKASVSYRTIGLLIVASIVAAVSFYILLIISTSMVGNWQSLLGAELLTAKAFELAFRSKIIVDGILVAILIGLLTSWNGFFLAGSRVLFAMGRGRIISPTLGQSHPRYKTPYKAVLFSGAITLVASLLGRGAMVAFVDVGSFCIAAAFLGVSFSFVKLRRSFPHQHRPYRTPGGLATGYISIFGSLIILLAITLPGSPAALVWPLEWLILLALCILGIVFWYISKKSRNTTAQEDRDYLILEKFK